The following coding sequences lie in one Paracidovorax avenae genomic window:
- a CDS encoding SDR family NAD(P)-dependent oxidoreductase, which produces MPNELQPQPQRHAVVTGSSSGIGQCIAQSLLAAGWRVTGLDVAAPTLAQGVAGSSFTHVPLDLADGAAIARATAALPAVDALVHAAGVLRVGPLGQLDHAGGELMWRLHVDAATRLADALVPGMAQRGSGRVVFIGSRVAQGMAGRGQYAATKAALIALARSWAAEVAGLGVTVNVVSPAATATGMLSDPARAGSAPRLPPIGRLIEPAEIAALVGYLLSAPAAAITGQDIAICGGSSLAR; this is translated from the coding sequence GTGCCGAATGAACTGCAGCCTCAGCCGCAGCGCCATGCCGTGGTCACGGGCAGCAGCAGCGGCATCGGCCAGTGCATCGCCCAATCGCTGCTGGCCGCCGGCTGGCGCGTGACGGGCCTGGACGTGGCCGCACCCACCCTGGCGCAAGGCGTGGCCGGCAGCAGCTTCACCCACGTGCCGCTCGACCTGGCCGACGGCGCCGCCATTGCCCGCGCCACCGCCGCGCTGCCCGCCGTGGACGCCCTGGTGCATGCCGCCGGCGTGCTGCGCGTAGGCCCGCTGGGCCAGCTCGACCATGCGGGCGGCGAACTCATGTGGCGCCTGCATGTCGATGCCGCCACGCGCCTGGCCGACGCCCTGGTGCCCGGCATGGCCCAGCGCGGCAGCGGTCGCGTGGTCTTTATCGGCAGCCGCGTGGCGCAGGGCATGGCCGGCCGGGGGCAATACGCCGCCACCAAGGCCGCGCTCATCGCGCTGGCGCGCAGCTGGGCGGCCGAGGTGGCGGGGCTGGGTGTGACGGTGAACGTCGTCTCGCCCGCCGCCACCGCCACCGGCATGCTGAGCGACCCTGCCCGCGCCGGCAGCGCCCCGCGCCTGCCGCCCATCGGCCGCCTGATCGAGCCCGCCGAGATCGCCGCGCTGGTGGGCTACCTGCTGTCGGCGCCTGCCGCGGCCATCACGGGCCAGGACATCGCCATCTGCGGCGGCTCGTCGCTCGCCCGCTGA